A window of Citrus sinensis cultivar Valencia sweet orange chromosome 7, DVS_A1.0, whole genome shotgun sequence contains these coding sequences:
- the LOC102614666 gene encoding putative disease resistance RPP13-like protein 3, which produces MAAEATIVPVVRILKELSREKFEDEGLVAQLINSSEELEKVRKSWEEKEINDVSPKLLNAVSQVQDITDTFRIENCKRVYLGVISLRSSTVQARFRKKIKELVSGIREESEKMLLEVQSGGSSTVDNAERSGEISGKITSAENVDSAKKTGILDLNKEVNKLADFLIRSHSSLFTISVVDVAGSVMTTDLWKSYECETVKEYFQCRAWVPVPEELERRELVTDILKQVGGSKVEKQLDPQKKLRKLFTENRYLVVIINARTPDIWDILKYLFPNSSNGSRVILSFQEADAARCRNMSFFGGESSFKPKYIAYAASEDDGGNDDRALPKQVPDEEISEEVTAVVSMENDILKLAKLTLNSSDKNFLISVAGAAGSGKTALVKTIYESSYTKKNFPCRAWANVYVSQDFDMRSVFADILRQLTQDEVDEESSLDDLESEFTGILYEKRYLVVLDDVHSPGAWYDLKRIFSPQASPIGSRVILITREAYVARSFSPSIFLHQLCPLNEEESGKLFLKKVESVKSHPDSNLLQKTDSLQKPDLLQKIYKLCGGLPLAISVVGGFLSNKKVFEWSGEIEKIMSGKKQGALDDQSTTLDQLSFRDISSIWVFANKSLSPHLKACLHYFRLFPKSYEVSVRRLLQLWLAERLVTPIEENYMAPEDQVKTVFDQLELMNMIEVVKRKPDGKPKTCRVPSSLSDNLFPKAESGGVFCIHGVSRSNATSGSSGLSPRRLAELLVNRNNSYASDKHLERLHSYLSFDNRKGDKPAAEVGNLLNSTISKRGYRLLRVLDLERVYKPVLPETIGKLRLLRHVGLRWTFLDSIPKSLGDLPSLETLDVKRTNIATLPKSIWKSSTLRHLYMSDIRFQLSAQRPFVKSSLTKLQTLWGLLIGKKSHPLSWLRNSKDLRKLGLTCHIASLQEITEWIQYLEHLESLRLRSVNDFLEPSDLNFGNLSKHKKLTELYLIGKLPRAIDINDQLPEKLTVFTLSLSHLSKDPMPVLGQLKELKILRLFAHSYIGEQMTCQKGWFPQLLVLKLWVLKELKRWSIEKETMPKLRELEIRRCQKLKNPFESTKLTGLKELTLTDMEKSFEDEVKQSLAGTVNVVIIPPVRGA; this is translated from the exons ATGGCTGCGGAGGCAACCATTGTGCCTGTGGTAAGGATACTGAAAGAGCTGTCTCGAGAGAAGTTTGAAGATGAAGGATTGGTTGCTCAACTGATAAATTCCAGTGAAGAACTAGAAAAAGTTAGGAAGTCCTGggaagaaaaggaaattaatgACGTAAGTCCCAAGCTTCTAAACGCTGTTTCCCAAGTACAGGACATCACAGACACATTCCGAATTGAAAATTGTAAAAGGGTTTACCTAGGTGTCATCTCTTTGAGGTCTTCTACTGTCCAAGCTCGTTtcagaaaaaagataaaggaatTAGTGAGTGGCATTCGAGAAGAATCAGAAAAGATGCTGCTGGAAGTACAATCGGGGGGAAGTAGTACTGTTGATAATGCTGAACGTTCTGGTGAGATTTCGGGAAAGATCACTAGTGCTGAAAACGTTGATTCTGCTAAGAAAACGGgcattttggatttgaacaAGGAAGTCAATAAGTTAGCTGACTTTTTAATCCGTAGCCACTCGTCACTTTTCACCATTTCGGTGGTGGATGTTGCAGGATCAGTAATGACAACTGACTTGTGGAAATCGTACGAGTGTGAAACTGTCAAGGAGTACTTTCAATGCCGTGCTTGGGTCCCAGTTCCTGAAGAGCTTGAACGGAGAGAACTTGTTACTGACATATTGAAACAAGTCGGAGGATCTAAGGTGGAAAAGCAGCTGGATCCGCAGAAAAAGCTACGCAAGCTGTTCACTGAGAACAGGTATCTAGTAGTGATAATTAATGCCCGGACACCTGATATTTGGGACATTCTCAAGTATCTTTTTCCGAATTCATCCAATGGTAGCAGGGTGATTTTAAGTTTTCAAGAAGCTGATGCGGCAAGGTGCCGGAATATGAGTTTCTTTGGAGGAGAGTCGTCATTTAAACCAAAATATATAGCATATGCAGCAAGCGAAGATGACGGTGGCAATGATGATCGCGCTCTCCCAAAACAGGTTCCAGATGAAGAGATATCGGAGGAGGTAACGGCTGTTGTTAGTATGGAGAATGACATATTGAAGTTAGCTAAATTAACTCTCAATAGCAGCGATAAGAATTTTCTCATCTCGGTGGCGGGTGCGGCAGGCTCTGGCAAGACAGCTCTGGTGAAAACAATTTATGAAAGTTCATacacaaaaaagaattttcccTGTCGTGCTTGGGCTAATGTTTATGTTTCTCAAGATTTTGATATGAGAAGTGTCTTCGCTGACATATTGAGACAGCTCACACAGGATGAGGTTGATGAGGAATCGTCCCTCGATGATTTAGAAAGTGAGTTTACTGGGATTTTATATGAGAAGAGGTACCTAGTAGTCTTGGATGATGTCCATTCACCTGGTGCCTGGTACGATCTCAAACGGATCTTTTCACCGCAAGCATCACCAATTGGTAGCAGAGTGATCCTAATTACCCGAGAGGCTTATGTAGCTCGCAGTTTCAGTCCATCAATTTTTCTTCACCAGCTTTGTCCACTGAATGAAGAGGAGAGTGGCAAATTGTTCCTAAAGAAGGTTGAAAGCGTGAAAAGTCATCCAGACTCAAATTTGTTGCAAAAAACAGACTCATTGCAAAAACCAGACTTGTTGCAAAAAATCTATAAGTTATGCGGTGGTCTTCCTCTTGCAATAAGTGTGGTGGGAGGTTTCTTGTctaataaaaaagtttttgaaTGGTCAGGGGAGATTGAGAAGATCATGTCAGGAAAGAAGCAGGGAGCTCTTGATGATCAATCTACTACTTTGGATCAGCTATCTTTCAGGGATATTTCTTCAATCTGGGTCTTCGCCAACAAGTCTCTGTCGCCACATCTAAAGGCGTGTCTTCATTATTTCCGTCTCTTTCCCAAATCATATGAGGTCTCTGTCAGGAGGTTGCTTCAGTTATGGCTTGCTGAACGACTCGTGACACcaattgaagagaattataTGGCTCCTGAAGATCAGGTAAAGACAGTTTTTGATCAACTGGAGCTTATGAACATGATTGAAGTAGTAAAACGGAAGCCAGATGGAAAGCCTAAAACGTGCCGTGTGCCAAGTTCTCTATCTGATAACTTATTTCCAAAAGCTGAAAGCGGGGGAGTCTTTTGCATCCATGGCGTAAGCAGATCAAATGCTACATCGGGTTCTTCAGGCTTGAGTCCCCGCAGACTTGCAGAGCTTTTAGTCAACCGGAACAACAGTTATGCTTCAGATAAACACTTGGAACGTCTGCATTCTTATCTATCTTTTGACAATAGAAAGGGAGATAAACCTGCGGCTGAAGTGGGCAATTTGCTAAACAGTACAATCTCTAAAAGAGGCTACAGATTGCTCAGAGTGCTTGATCTTGAGCGTGTTTACAAGCCAGTGCTGCCTGAAACAATAGGAAAGCTGCGGCTTCTAAGGCATGTGGGTCTGAGATGGACTTTTCTCGATTCAATTCCAAAGTCACTAGGTGATCTTCCTTCCCTTGAGACTTTAGATGTGAAGCGCACTAACATAGCCACATTGCCAAAGTCCATCTGGAAGTCATCGACTCTTAGGCATCTCTACATGAGTGATATTCGTTTCCAATTGTCAGCTCAGAGGCCATTTGTCAAATCTTCTTTAACAAAACTTCAGACATTGTGGGGCTTATTAATCGGCAAAAAGAGTCATCCATTGAGTTGGTTGCGAAACTCGAAAGATCTTAGGAAATTGGGTCTTACATGCCATATTGCATCACTTCAGGAGATAACTGAATGGATTCAATATCTTGAACATCTCGAGTCTTTGAGGTTGAGATCAGTAAATGATTTTCTGGAACCTTCAGACCTCAATTTTGGAAACCTGAGTAAGCACAAGAAGCTGACAGAGTTGTATTTGATTGGAAAGCTACCAAGAGCAATAGACATAAACGACCAGCTTCCTGAAAAACTCACAGTTTTTACTTTGTCATTGTCACACCTATCTAAAGACCCAATGCCGGTGCTTGGACAGCTGAAGGAACTGAAGATCCTTAGGCTTTTCGCTCATTCTTATATTGGCGAACAAATGACTTGTCAAAAGGGTTGGTTTCCTCAACTCCTTGTCTTGAAGTTATGGGTTCTGAAGGAGCTTAAACGGTGGTCTATTGAGAAAGAAACCATGCCTAAACTGCGAGAACTAGAGATCAGACGTTGCCAAAAACTGAAGAATCCTTTTGAATCGACAAAGTTGACTGGCTTGAAGGAACTGACCTTAACCGATATGGAAAAAAGTTTCGAAGATGAAGTTAAACAAAGCTTGGCAGGGACTGTAAATGTTGTAATCATTCCTCCAGTACGG GGAGCATGA